From Trichoderma atroviride chromosome 1, complete sequence, one genomic window encodes:
- a CDS encoding uncharacterized protein (EggNog:ENOG41~SECRETED:SignalP(1-21)), protein MFVKPSSALFLLLSASRLASASLVAKIGYSAVLVPGLPGPEPGIGCGLWAQASTGSETASGNFGGNQPTDDCPAADVALFCGRWGCPFQMTFAGVVGLTVNSDNSGDKSISVTAVGLNGGTTTVNCPWTPETISQSDSITIYSAWSCDVSGVQP, encoded by the coding sequence ATGTTTGTTAAACCATCGTCAGCTCTTTTCCTGCTGTTGAGCGCCTCGAGGCTTGCTTCCGCCTCCTTGGTCGCTAAAATCGGCTACTCTGCTGTCCTTGTTCCCGGCCTTCCAGGGCCTGAGCCCGGTATAGGCTGTGGGCTTTGGGCGCAAGCATCGACTGGTTCAGAAACAGCGTCGGGAAATTTCGGTGGTAATCAACCCACAGACGACTGTCCAGCAGCTGATGTGGCTCTTTTCTGCGGAAGATGGGGCTGTCCATTTCAAATGACATTTGCTGGAGTTGTGGGACTCACTGTCAACTCAGACAACTCGGGTGACAAGTCGATCTCTGTCACAGCGGTCGGCCTCAATGGCGGCACGACTACCGTCAACTGCCCCTGGACCCCAGAGACTATATCTCAGTCCGACTCTATCACCATCTATTCGGCATGGTCGTGTGATGTGAGCGGGGTCCAGCCTTGA
- a CDS encoding uncharacterized protein (EggNog:ENOG41), translated as MAKFMKTYFLCPTSEFIRPPPDGSLFLGSIIPSTSVPESSFNRETSLPLVNVDQPVIETDWKKTVSAENKFGFGVYAQFLKCSGLGPEVDFDRSSKRSSIFAFDEVTTVSFQPTPEYVTEAMKAPTVQYWLNEPRQRFSPIVSLYLVTGMKLVKGANIKYSSSESTGISANIGVNIPSLGLTFGPKGSWSRVEDDETEFNRTSEFIFAFSVKRLRITRKVKIEEYHKGAFLSIGKDEDGKETDPILVDDVDGSSFENAAAVHDSTENESVYCVPCN; from the coding sequence ATGGCGAAATTCATGAAGACTTATTTTCTATGCCCAACATCAGAGTTCATCCGTCCGCCCCCGGATGGTTCGTTATTTCTTGGCTCCATAATTCCCTCGACATCAGTGCCCGAGTCCTCGTTCAATAGGGAAACTAGCCTTCCCTTGGTGAATGTAGACCAGCCTGTTATTGAGACAgattggaagaagacggtTTCAGCTGAAAATAAATTCGGATTCGGTGTTTACGCGCAGTTTCTGAAATGTTCAGGCTTGGGCCCTGAAGTGGATTTTGACCGGTCTAGCAAAAGATCGAGCATATTTGCGTTTGATGAGGTGACGACTGTGTCGTTTCAGCCAACGCCTGAGTATGTTACCGAAGCCATGAAAGCACCTACGGTGCAGTACTGGCTGAATGAGCCCAGACAGCGCTTTAGCCCTATTGTCTCGCTCTACCTCGTCACGGGTATGAAGCTTGTCAAAGGCGCAAATATCAAGTACTCGAGTTCAGAAAGTACTGGAATCAGTGCAAATATTGGTGTTAACATACCCTCGTTGGGCTTAACTTTTGGCCCCAAGGGCAGCTGGAGTAGAGTCGAGGACGATGAGACGGAATTTAACCGAACTTCCGAGTTTATTTTCGCATTTAGCGTCAAGAGGCTCAGGATTACACGCAAGGTCAAGATTGAAGAGTACCATAAAGGTGCTTTCTTGTCTAttggaaaagatgaagatggcaaagaaaCAGACCCTATTTTGGTGGATGACGTGGATGGTTCTAGCTTCGAAAATGCCGCAGCTGTTCACGATTCTACAGAGAATGAGAGTGTTTACTGTGTTCCCTGTAATTAG
- a CDS encoding uncharacterized protein (TransMembrane:6 (o58-79i91-115o127-146i158-178o190-206i227-247o)): MGPPTPRPMVKSQTVTWHEISEWQRDNRYILSGYRPEKEDYLEILTSLTFLHNETCNVYTHLIGALLLPLIAFAVMQILSQPQFFDVSKQFWLRMDLLGIVIVTVGTFIPGIYYIFICEPVLQKLHWAIITSSGTVTAALISMPRLRTLRWRKARTGAYVALGASAFIPLLHGVQLYGLEYMLQYAGMKWYLLELFFYGCGVGLYGSRTPERFAPGKFDIWGSSHQLFHVCILCAMYIHITALVQAFTACHTLDVCSIQAASREGHR; encoded by the exons ATGGGGCCGCCTACACCCCGGCCGATGGTTAAATCTCAAACCGTGACATGGCATGAGATCTCCGAGTGGCAACGAGACAACCGATACATCCTCAGCGGCTATCGCCCCGAAAAGGAAGATTATTTGGAGATCCTCACCAGCCTGACGTTTTTGCACAACGAGACTTGTAACGTATACACTCATCTGATCGGGGCTCTACTCCTACCGCTCATCGCGTTTGCTGTCATGCAGATTCTCTCTCAGCCTCAGTTTTTCGACGTCTCGA AACAATTCTGGCTCAGAATGGATCTCCTGGGGATTGTCATTGTTACTGTTGGCACATTTATTCCGggcatctactacatcttcatctgtGAACCAGTCTTGCAAAAATTGCACTGGGCGATT ATCACATCTTCGGGCACGGTCACGGCTGCATTAATCTCGATGCCCAGGTTGAGAACGCTCCGCTGGCGGAAGGCGAGGACGGGCGCCTACGTTGCGCTCGGTGCATCAGCATTCATTCCCCTACTGCATGGAGTTCAACTGTACGGGCTAGAGTATATGCTTCAGTACGCAGGAATGAAATGGTATCTGCTAGAGCTATTCTTCTATGGCTGCGGAGTCGGTCTCTATGGG TCTCGAACTCCTGAGCGCTTTGCTCCAGGCAAATTCGACATCTGGGGCAGCTCACACCAGCTCTTTCACGTGTGCATCTTATGCGCCATGTATATACACATAACTGCCCTTGTGCAGGCTTTTACAGCGTGTCATACATTGGACGTATGTAGCATCCAGGCCGCTTCGCGGGAAGGTCACAGATGA
- a CDS encoding uncharacterized protein (EggNog:ENOG41): MSTAVAMVPSPAPHERSSFASDRPAPTAATTSTSPPAQRNAVPSQPRSQHTGATAASQSPNRGSPKSDHAAANKSSPNASRNDAAHPKIVVKKEPVSPGLPASRPRPRRLDLSKNTLAGSNPSSAYPLTARDGLGIQEVGIACLSPGFMTQDPAMKEQLQRSMSVREQQRILIEARLQQQQSAKGDGPSDKDKEPNFAAKTPGMSRRNKAPPGLSIVAPSHQQFANERVIQSAPLGRSFTGQHMPPSRNVHNQASNLSHLHHVHANQTANRLPPISDVFGQNLSTHPDNGPHTSALYPSHAASRPQLSPGLPPAHQAPMSGRMREYKSAEEAQNELAGGRAELLPRLVHYGGHQPPTPPSPVGAGNRIPEAAQGASRRRTRAEYEDGSSPPLGYGPPPTRRGPFGAGRDSPETQRAKKEEFMQLCARAWDLFHS, encoded by the exons ATGAGCACCGCAGTCGCCATGGTTCCTTCGCCGGCTCCTCACGAGAGGAGCTCATTTGCCAGCGACCGCCCTGCAcccacagcagcaacaacctCTACATCGCCACCGGCACAGAGGAACGCGGTGCCCTCACAGCCGAGGAGTCAACACACAGGCGCAACAGCCGCGAGCCAGTCGCCCAACCGTGGCAGCCCCAAGTCTGACCATGCCGCCGCAAACAAATCTTCACCCAACGC ATCTCGAAATGATGCCGCACACCCCAAGATTGTCGTCAAGAAAGAACCAGTGTCGCCCGGCCTGCCCGCTTCAAGACCCCGACCCAGACGACTAGATTTGTCCAAGAACACACTCGCTGGATCGAACCCTTCCTCAGCCTACCCGCTGACCGCGCGCGATGGGCTGGGCATCCAAGAGGTCGGCATCGCATGCCTTTCTCCTGGATTCATGACTCAAGATCCCGCAATGAAGGAACAGCTTCAGCGAAGTATGAGCGtgcgagagcagcagcgaatACTCATCGAGGCCAGactacagcagcaacagtcaGCCAAGGGAGATGGGCCATCTGACAAAGACAAGGAACCCAACTTTGCCGCCAAAACACCAGGCATGTCTCGCAGGAATAAGGCTCCCCCGGGGCTTTCCATCGTTGCACCTTCACATCAGCAATTCGCAAACGAAAGAGTGATTCAATCTGCCCCTCTTGGCCGCAGCTTCACCGGACAACACATGCCCCCATCAAGAAACGTACATAACCAGGCCTCCAACCTTTCTCACCTCCACCACGTGCACGCCAACCAGACTGCCAACCGCCTGCCACCCATCAGCGATGTCTTTGGCCAGAATCTCTCAACACATCCCGACAATGGGCCACATACCTCTGCCCTCTATCCTAGCCACGCGGCTTCACGGCCCCAGCTGTCCCCCGGCCTCCCGCCGGCTCACCAGGCGCCCATGTCTGGCCGTATGAGAGAATACAAATCTGCAGAGGAGGCTCAGAATGAATTGGCTGGTGGACGAGCAGAGCTTCTGCCCAGACTTGTCCACTACGGCGGCCATCAGCCCCCAACTCCTCCTTCGCCCGTTGGTGCCGGTAACCGCATCCCAGAGGCCGCCCAGGGCGCCAGCAGAAGGCGAACACGTGCCGAGTATgaagacggcagcagccCACCACTGGGCTATGGCCCTCCTCCTACCCGACGTGGCCCCTTTGGCGCCGGCCGTGACAGCCCTGAGACACAACgggcgaagaaggaagaaTTCATGCAGCTATGCGCCAGAGCTTGGGATCTCTTCCACTCCTAA
- a CDS encoding uncharacterized protein (BUSCO:EOG092D3HQ5) yields the protein MSSTNLINSAKRAASFQAVDEHLLPSHRFVGIGSGSTVVYVVEAIAAKGASFYGDMTFVPTGSQSKGLLKAAGLRLCNLDERPADERGVPVALDVVFDGADEVDEELNLIKGGGGCLFQEKLVAVAGKKFVAVAASANNQQTPANSPPRLCTTWKTIPIEVLPLAAPSVLARLRAMGSPNPTVRSGLPSKAGECVTDNGMWIIDAPFAPLLLARDLKAGVDGAGKDGVWEVGRLAEELVKLPGIVEIGLFTGFNGVEAVSLGKEFQAQKPIAAYFGTPTGEVQVQRAT from the exons atgTCCTCCACAAACCTAATAAACTCGGCCAAACGCGCCGCCTCCTTCCAAGCCGTCGACGAGCACCTCCTCCCCTCGCACCGCTTCGTCGGCATCGGCTCCGGCAGCACCGTCGTCTACGTCGtcgaggccattgccgcAAAGGGCGCCTCCTTTTACGGCGACATGACGTTTGTGCCCACGGGCAGCCAGTCAAAGGGCCTGCTCAAGGCGGCGGGCCTGCGCCTGTGCAACCTGGACGAGAGGCCGGCGGACGAGCGCGGCGTGCCGGTTGCGCTGGACGTGGTGTTTGATGGCGCGGATGAggtggacgaggagctgaATCTGATCAAGGGAGGGGGCGGGTGCTTGTTCCAGGAGAAGCTggttgctgtggctgggaAGAAGTTTGTCGCTGTTGCCG CATCTGCTAACAACCAACAGACTCCCGCAAACAGTCCCCCCCGCCTCTGCACAACCTGGAAAACCATCCCCATCGAGGTCCTGCCCCTCGCCGCGCCCTCGGTCCTCGCCCGCCTCCGCGCAATGGGCTCCCCCAACCCGACGGTCCGCTCCGGCCTGCCCAGCAAGGCCGGCGAGTGCGTCACCGACAACGGCATGTGGATCATTGACGCGCCCTttgcgccgctgctgctggcccgGGACCTCAAGGCTGGCGTGGACGGCGCCGGCAAGGACGGCGTCTGGGAGGTGGGCCGGCTGGCCGAGGAGCTGGTCAAGTTGCCGGGCATTGTCGAGATTGGCCTGTTCACGGGCTTCAACGGCGTCGAGGCGGTGAGTCTGGGCAAGGAGTTTCAGGCGCAGAAGCCGATTGCGGCTTATTTTGGAACGCCGACGGGGGAGGTTCAGGTGCAGAGAGCGACATAG
- a CDS encoding uncharacterized protein (BUSCO:EOG092D1OV6), whose protein sequence is MPSAALESKPSSAQSSKPSSIKSSHDGKRSPTLLSQNGSEKLSPSPSETQLKPASEKTSVKDRLSRMFSTKDVTKVHVNGDVTPRSRGPSISGASSPAPRKESIEKPAEKLPAAKPKEATKAKESAKPKDSNRFTVLPDVPGGHEHLLRSSRRQEKLSDMWRSILGKRQEAPPQHDLSLVSNWVDSLRQEKEEAADKKAGPHANSTLVEKYGKCQEVVGRGAFGIVRISHKKVGSSGEKLFAVKEFRRRPEESEKKYSKRLTAEFCISSSLRHPNVIHTLDLLKDAKGDYCEVMEFCSGGDLYTLILSSGKLEVQEADCFFKQMMRGVEYLHEMGVAHRDLKPENLLLTTRGALKITDFGNGECFRMAWESDAHMVSGLCGSAPYIAPEEYTDKEFDARAVDVWACGVIYMAMRTGRHLWRLAKKDEDEFYARYLEGRRDEEGYGPIESLHRARCRNVIYSVLDPHPARRLTAAQVLKSEWVREIKLCKAGEEGL, encoded by the exons aTGCCGTCCGCCGCCCTCGAGTCAAAACCGAGCTCTGCTCAAAGCTCAAAACCCTCGTCCATTAAGTCGTCGCACGACGGAAAGAGATCGCCCACTCTGCTCTCCCAGAATGGGTCTGAGAAGCTCTCTCCATCCCCCAGCGAGACCCAGCTGAAGCCTGCCTCCGAGAAGACCTCGGTCAAGGATCGCCTTTCTCGCATGTTCTCAACAAAGGACGTCACCAAGGTGCACGTCAATGGCGATGTAACACCTCGATCTCGCGGCCCGTCAATTAgcggcgcttcttctcccgccCCGCGAAAGGAATCAATAGAAAAGCCCGCCGAGAAGCTGCCCGCTGCAAAACCCAAAGAAGCCACCAAAGCTAAAGAATCAGCCAAGCCCAAGGACTCAAATCGCTTCACTGTGCTGCCCGACGTCCCGGGCGGACACGAGCATCTCCTACGGTCCAGCCGAAGACAGGAGAAGCTGTCGGACATGTGGCGAAGCATCCTCGGAAAGAGGCAAGAAGCCCCGCCCCAGCACGATCTCTCCCTGGTGTCCAACTGGGTCGACTCGCTGCGccaggagaaggaggaggctgcCGACAAAAAGGCCGGTCCCCACGCCAACTCAACTTTGGTGGAAAAGTACGGCAAGTGCCAGGAAGTCGTCGGCCGCGGCGCCTTTGGCATCGTCAGGATATCTCACAAAAAggttggcagcagcggcgagaAGCTGTTCGCCGTCAAGGagttccgccgccgccctgaAGAGTCGGAGAAGAAGTACAGCAAGCGTCTTACCGCTGAATTctgcatctcttcctccctgCGCCACCCCAACGTCATCCACACCCTCGACCTGCTCAAGGATGCCAAGGGCGATTACTGCGAAGTCATGGAGTTTTGCTCTGGCGGTGACCTGTACACCCTTATCCTGTCCAGCGGCAAGCTCGAGGTCCAAGAGGCAgactgcttcttcaagcagatgatgcgCGGCGTCGAGTACCTCCACGAGATGGGAGTCGCCCACCGAGACCTCAAGCCCGAGAACCTGCTCCTCACCACCCGTGGCGCCCTGAAAATTACTGATTTTGGCAACGGCGAGTGTTTCCGCATGGCATGGGAGTCGGATGCCCACATGGTCTCTGGACTATGCGGATCTGCCCCTTACATCGCTCCCGAAGAGTACACCGACAAGGAATTCGACGCCCGCGCTGTCGATGTGTGGGCTTGCGGTGTTATTTACATGGCCATGCGCACCGGGAGACATCTCTGGCGTCTcgccaagaaggacgaggacgagttTTACGCTCGCTACCTGGAGGGTCGCCGCGACGAAGAGGGCTATGGTCCCATCGAGTCATTACATAGG GCTCGATGTCGAAATGTCATCTACTCCGTTTTGGATCCCCATCCCGCACGGCGTCTTACAGCCGCTCAGGTTCTCAAGTCTGAGTGGGTTCGTGAGATTAAACTTTGCAAGGCCGGCGAAGAAGGTCTctaa